From Hippoglossus stenolepis isolate QCI-W04-F060 chromosome 19, HSTE1.2, whole genome shotgun sequence, the proteins below share one genomic window:
- the rnf152 gene encoding E3 ubiquitin-protein ligase rnf152, translating into METLSQDSILECQICFNYYSPRRRPKLLDCRHTCCSVCLTQMRSTQKEIRCPWCRGVTKLPPGLSVSQLPDDPDIITVIAIPHASEHTPVFIRLPSNGCYMLPLPLAKERGLGLPGELGCRFLPGGHQKGVTVVTMPEQQPLGLAMGLEAVGLDGGDMERRVTGPVGGAGKGSTWSGVCTVILVACVLLFLLGIVLHNMSCISKRFTVISCG; encoded by the coding sequence ATGGAGACACTTTCCCAGGATTCCATTCTGGAGTGCCAGATCTGCTTCAACTACTACAGCCCCCGGCGGCGGCCCAAGCTCCTGGATTGCCGACACACGTGCTGCTCGGTGTGTCTGACCCAGATGCGCAGCACCCAGAAGGAGATTCGCTGTCCTTGGTGTCGCGGCGTCACCAAGCTGCCGCCGGGGCTGTCCGTCTCCCAGCTCCCAGACGACCCGGACATCATCACGGTCATCGCCATCCCTCACGCCTCGGAGCACACGCCCGTCTTCATCCGCCTGCCCAGCAACGGCTGCTACATGCTGCCCCTGCCCCTCGCCAAGGAGCGGGGGCTCGGCCTGCCGGGGGAGCTGGGCTGTCGCTTCCTGCCCGGCGGCCACCAGAAGGGGGTCACGGTGGTGACCATGCCCGAGCAGCAGCCTCTGGGCCTGGCTATGGGTCTCGAGGCCGTGGGGCTGGACGGCGGCGACATGGAGAGGAGAGTCACCGGCCCGGTGGGAGGAGCCGGGAAGGGCTCCACGTGGTCCGGCGTGTGCACGGTAATCCTGGTGGCCTGcgtgctgctcttcctcctgggCATCGTGCTGCACAACATGTCCTGCATCTCCAAACGCTTCACGGTCATCTCCTGCGGctga